The following proteins are encoded in a genomic region of Neurospora crassa OR74A linkage group VI, whole genome shotgun sequence:
- a CDS encoding PH domain-containing protein, whose amino-acid sequence MSANASAAPSRQTTMMSNASDDTAIPEFDPNSTAGILVQRLRAWKHAVAYLEDYVEAVEKIHHSQAKEYEKVLKTISHPLREGDHFSQHATNVTGVAAMFEVLRANTQGMINSNLETQKKLKETVLHDLKGLHHEIKDYSKRLSHSLNKGAKAVEKSRNTTQKHIELLSQHVASFPTSGADLNPADDPYVLRQGVIYRLHNQIQDENNHRTELITAQAQFMEFEVKVVKSIQKAMEDLNTLAGGHAEHVRGLYAQVLQTSQNIPPDFEWQEFRVRSADVLVNENEPPRELGHLLPLVPNADNPSTKALIEGSLDRKSRNKLSWGYNTGYYVVTPARYLHEFKDNDPKRKDPQPELSIYLPDAIIGAPKDDKFNVKGKDKSKGIGSKLAGTSELQFKAHSAAEAQKWFDIISNVAGALGPGVATPVTTPTPDTEDKKLEAATNNLTLNEAQTLPPSPHETGVVASPINISPVDSKAAGTAAPPAVSPAAAVPEKGALPK is encoded by the exons ATGTCCGCCAACGCGTCGGCAGCGCCCTCGAGGCAAACAACAATGATGAGCAATGCCAGCGATGACACGGCCATTCCCGAGTTCGATCCCAACAGC ACCGCCGGTATTCTCGTCCAGCGTCTCCGGGCATGGAAGCACGCCGTCGCCTACCTGGAAGACTACGTCGAGGCCGTTGAAAAGATTCACCATTCTCAAGCAAAGGAATACGAGAAGGTCTTGAAG ACCATTTCCCACCCCCTGAGGGAAGGGGATCACTTCTCCCAGCATGCCACCAATGTCACCGGTGTTGCGGCCATGTTCGAGGTCTTGCGCGCCAATACCCAGGGCATGATCAACAGCAACCTCGAGACACAGAAAAAACTTAAGGAGACTGTCCTCCACGACCTGAAGGGCTTGCACCATGAAATCAAGGACTACTCAAAGAGGCTCTCTCACAGCCTGAACAAGGGAGCCAAGGCGGTCGAGAAGTCCCGCAACACGACTCAAAAGCATATCGAGCTGCTTTCCCAGCACGTTGCCTCTTTTCCGACGAGCGGCGCCGACCTCAATCCGGCCGATGATCCGTATGTTCTTCGCCAAGGCGTCATCTACCGCCTCCATAACCAGATCCAGGATGAAAACAATCATCGCACCGAACTCATCACCGCCCAGGCCCAGTTCATGGAATTCGAGGTCAAGGTTGTTAAGAGCATCCAAAAGGCCATGGAGGACTTGAACACGCTCGCCGGTGGCCATGCCGAGCATGTTCGTGGTCTCTACGCCCAAGTGCTCCAGACCTCCCAGAACATCCCGCCCGACTTTGAGTGGCAAGAATTCCGGGTTCGCAGTGCCGACGTACTCGTCAACGAGAACGAACCGCCTCGTGAACTCGGCCACCTGCTTCCCCTGGTTCCCAACGCTGATAACCCTTCTACCAAGGCGCTCATCGAGGGCTCTCTTGACCGCAAGTCTCGCAACAAGCTCTCGTGGGGCTACAATACCGGCTACTACGTCGTCACCCCTGCCAGGTACCTCCACGAGTTCAAGGACAACGACCCCAAGCGCAAGGACCCCCAGCCCGAACTCAGCATCTACCTGCCCGATGCCATTATCGGCGCTCCCAAGGACGACAAGTTCAAtgtcaagggcaaggacaagTCTAAGGGCATCGGCAGCAAGTTGGCGGGCACCTCGGAGTTGCAGTTCAAGGCCCACAGCGCCGCAGAAGCCCAAAAGTGGTTCGATATTATTAGCAATGTTGCCGGCGCTCTTGGTCCTGGCGTAGCCACCCCCGTCACTACTCCCACTCCGGACACCGAGGAcaagaagctcgaggctGCGACTAACAACCTGACCTTGAACGAGGCCCAGACCCTGCCGCCGTCGCCCCATGAGACTGGTGTCGTTGCCAGTCCCATCAACATTTCGCCTGTTGACTCCAAGGCTGCGGGTACCGCCGCTCCTCCTGCTGTATCCCCTGCGGCCGCGGTTCCTGAAAAGGGTGCTTTGCCTAAGTAG